The Candidatus Schekmanbacteria bacterium genomic interval AGAGAACTTATGTCATCTATGCTTGAGACATTCGGCTACAAGGTTATGACGGCAGATGACGGACAGGATGCAATAATTAAATTTACCGAAGATAAAGACAAGATTGATCTTGTCATCCTTGATCTGATAATGCCAAAAAAAAACGGCAGAGAGGCTTACAATGCGATAAAGAAAATAAAGCCTGCTATGAAATTTATTTTTATGAGCGGATATACGGCAGACAAGATATACAAGGATGGTTACCTTGAGGAAGGCTCAAATTACATCCTGAAACCTTTCTCTCCAAGGGACTTTTTAATTAAAGTAAGAGATGTGCTGGATAAAGCATGATGGGGAAAGCGGTTTTATCTAATAAATAAGCTTACCTAAATTCAGTATATTGTCAGCATATCTCTTATATAAAGCAACTATTACATCAATCTTTCTTTTCCCCCATGTCAGATAGATGTTCACATCATAAGAATGCACAATCTCATTTCTGAGTGAAACAGTATCAATGAAGAGCTTGATGTCTTTATCTTCAAAAGCAATTCCATTTTTATCACAAATATCCTGAAGATCCCTGAATGAACGCTTTGATGAAAAAGGTTTCTCGTTCTTAACCTTTTTTATTACAATCTCATTCACATCAATGGCACAATCAACCAGCTCCTGAATTATCTTTTCAACGAATTTGAGGTCTTTGTAATTTTTTCTGATCTCATCAATTGTCTTCCCTTCAAACTCCTTGAGTATTTTAAGATGATCAGCCAGAAAATGTAATTTTTTCTCAATCTGCTTCATAAGATCATATATTCCTTAACTTTTCTTTAACAGTCTCAGACAACCCTGTTATAAACCTCATGTTATCTTCATAAGTAAACCGTGCCCAGCTCAGAAAGTTCTGATATGTCTCATCGCTTTCTGAATAAAGAGGGACTCCATATTTTGCTATCTGGTAAAGGAGAATCGGGTTTTCCGAAGTTACAAGAACAATGTCAGCCTCCCTTCTCTCAATATCTTCAACTTCCATGAAATCATAAATTAAATTGCTCAGCATTTCCTTCTCAATAAACTCATTTGTATTTTGCGGAAGTATGGCAATATCCATATCGCTTTTCTCATCATATATCCCCTTTGCCAGCCCGCCAAAGAGTATGACAAGTTTCAGGGAGTATTTCCCCGCCAGTTTGCTTATTATTTCAAGGCTTTTTTCAGTGAGCATATAATCATCTTATAATTCTGAAAGGCTGTCCTGCAAGGGAAAAATAGAATTGTTTAATGCATAAGAAATTAAATTTGTGAATTCAATTTTTGTTAACGCTGCCATAACTATTTTCTCAAAAGCATTGTTACCAATCCTGTCATTTTATCTTTGTCTTTT includes:
- a CDS encoding DUF86 domain-containing protein; its protein translation is MKQIEKKLHFLADHLKILKEFEGKTIDEIRKNYKDLKFVEKIIQELVDCAIDVNEIVIKKVKNEKPFSSKRSFRDLQDICDKNGIAFEDKDIKLFIDTVSLRNEIVHSYDVNIYLTWGKRKIDVIVALYKRYADNILNLGKLIY
- a CDS encoding nucleotidyltransferase domain-containing protein, which codes for MLTEKSLEIISKLAGKYSLKLVILFGGLAKGIYDEKSDMDIAILPQNTNEFIEKEMLSNLIYDFMEVEDIERREADIVLVTSENPILLYQIAKYGVPLYSESDETYQNFLSWARFTYEDNMRFITGLSETVKEKLRNI